Proteins encoded in a region of the Lepeophtheirus salmonis chromosome 6, UVic_Lsal_1.4, whole genome shotgun sequence genome:
- the mRpL23 gene encoding large ribosomal subunit protein uL23m, whose amino-acid sequence MSTRIYPLYQRGNPQLRIFLPNFWMRLIKARDESIPGNVVKFHVSPEMSRLDVKSYLEKIYKIPVMDVHTYHSNQKILTSRYDNNIMYKKEDHEFKIAYVMLPTDFSFSFPSLTEPIDKKDKEDPSKPILDAQKHVKVMNNRKGVPSFFSL is encoded by the coding sequence ATGTCAACTCGCATTTATCCTCTGTATCAGAGGGGCAATCCTCAGCTACGTATTTTCCTTCCGAACTTTTGGATGCGCCTCATTAAAGCAAGAGATGAATCCATTCCAGGAAATGTTGTGAAGTTCCATGTTTCGCCGGAAATGAGTCGACTTGACGTTAAGagttatttagagaaaatctATAAGATCCCTGTTATGGATGTTCACACCTATCACTCCAATCAAAAAATCCTAACCTCAAGATATGATAACAATATCATGTATAAAAAAGAGGATCATGAGTTCAAAATAGCATATGTCATGCTCCCTACGGACTTTTCTTTCTCATTCCCGAGTTTAACGGAacctattgataaaaaagacaAGGAGGATCCTTCAAAGCCTATTTTGGATGCGCAAAAGCATGTCAAAGTCATGAATAATCGAAAAGGAGTTCCCtcatttttctctctttga